A window of the Podarcis raffonei isolate rPodRaf1 chromosome 4, rPodRaf1.pri, whole genome shotgun sequence genome harbors these coding sequences:
- the LOC128412131 gene encoding olfactory receptor 51G2-like produces the protein MLSNETVSSPAFLLMGFPGQEAHHAWISIPIFSMYLIAITGNCTILFIIKTDQTLHEPMYYFLSMLAMTDLGLSCVTMPTMLRVLWFNHRTIGFNTCLVQMYFIHTLSIAESGILLAMAFDRLVAIRNPLRYTTILTNKNIIKIGVGVATRGAFLTLPGGILLKRLQFGEVSVLSYSFCMHQDVLNVAHSDNKISSIYGLMVVISSMALDSVLLVFSYIMILKTVLSIASKQERLRALNTCISHICAVLTFYIPMIGLSMIHRYGKNAPPIVHILMANVYLLVPPLMNPTVYSVKTKQIRTRIVKLFQKGKS, from the coding sequence ATGTTGTCCAATGAAACAGTCAGTTCCCCTGCTTTCCTACTCATGGGATTCCCTGGGCAAGAAGCCCACCATGCCTGGATCTCCATCCCCATCTTCTCCATGTACCTCATAGCCATCACAGGAAACTGCACCATCCTCTTCATCATCAAGACGGACCAAACCCTCCATGAGCCCATGTACTATTTCCTCTCCATGCTGGCCATGACAGACCTGGGACTATCCTGTGTCACTATGCCCACCATGCTGAGAGTCCTGTGGTTCAACCACCGCACAATTGGTTTCAACACCTGCCTGGTCCAGATGTACTTCATCCACACCTTGTCTATTGCTGAGTCAGGAATTCTGTTGGCCATGGCCTTTGATCGCTTGGTGGCCATTCGGAACCCTCTGAGATATACGACTATCTTGACAAACAAAAACATCATCAAAATTGGGGTTGGGGTTGCCACTCGGGGTGCCTTCCTCACCCTTCCTGGTGGCATCCTGCTGAAAAGGCTGCAGTTTGGAGAAGTAAGCGTGCTTTCATATTCATTTTGTATGCACCAAGATGTTCTAAATGTGGCGCATTCAGACAATAAAATTAGCAGCATCTATGGCTTGATGGTGGTGATCTCCTCCATGGCTCTTGACTCTGTGTTGCTGGTTTTTTCCTACATCATGATCCTCAAAACCGTGTTGAGCATTGCCTCCAAGCAGGAGCGCCTTCGGGCCTTGAATACTTGCATCTCTCACATCTGTGCTGTCCTCACTTTCTATATCCCAATGATTGGCCTCTCTATGATCCACCGCTATGGGAAAAATGCCCCACCCATTGTCCACATCCTCATGGCCAATGTGTACCTTCTGGTGCCACCATTGATGAATCCCACTGTGTACAGTGTGAAAACCAAACAGATTCGAACAAGGATAGTTAAACTGTTTCAGAAGGGCAAAAGTTAA
- the LOC128412301 gene encoding olfactory receptor 52R1-like — protein sequence MSPVNDSGAQQHPAFFLLVGIPGLEWAQAWIAIPLCTMYVIAALGNSIILYVIKTEPRLQEPMYLFLAMLAITDLVLSTSTVPKMLAVFWLSAGAIDFHACLAQMFFIHAFSSVESGVLMAMALDRYVAICYPLQHSAILSLQAIGTLGSLVLLRAVLLISPFAFLANRLPYCGHQFISHSYCEHMAVVKLACGNIRANVVYGLFVAFVVVVFDIFIIAMSYVMILKTVLRLPSQEARLKAFGTCASHICVILSFYIPALFTFLTHRFGHNVPHHIHIIVAILYLLVPPTLNPVIYGVKTKMIRERILTIFLISGGQRTTFGEGT from the coding sequence ATGTCGCCGGTCAATGACAGTGGTGCCCAGCAGCATCCTGCCTTCTTTCTCCTGGTGGGCATACCAGGCTTGGAGTGGGCGCAAGCTTGGATTGCCATCCCTTTGTGCACCATGTATGTCATTGCAGCCCTGGGAAACAGCATCATTCTCTACGTGATCAAGACTGAGCCCAGATTGCAGGAGCCCATGTACCTTttcctggccatgctggccatcACCGACCTAGTTCTTTCCACCTCCACCGTGCCCAAAATGCTGGCTGTTTTCTGGCTCAGTGCTGGGGCCATTGACTTCCATGCCTGCCTGGCCCAGATGTTTTTCATCCATGCCTTCTCGTCTGTTGAGTCGGGCGTACTCATGGCCATGGCGCTCGACCGCTATGTGGCCATTTGCTACCCGCTCCAGCATTCGGCCATCCTCTCCTTGCAAGCCATAGGGACCCTGGGCAGCCTCGTTCTTCTGCGTGCAGTTCTCCTCATCAGCCCCTTTGCCTTCCTGGCTAACAGGCTTCCCTACTGTGGCCACCAATTCATTTCCCACTCCTATTGTGAGCACATGGCTGTGGTGAAGCTGGCTTGTGGGAACATCCGAGCCAACGTCGTTTACGGCCTCTTTGTGGCTTTTGTGGTTGTTGTATTCGATATCTTCATCATTGCTATGTCCTATGTCATGATCCTCAAGACCGTGTTGAGACTCCCATCCCAAGAAGCTCGTTTGAAAGCCTTTGGGACCTGTGCCTCCCATATCTGTGTTATTCTTTCTTTCTACATTCCAGCTCTCTTCACTTTCCTCACTCACCGGTTTGGCCACAATGTCCCCCACCACATCCACATTATAGTGGCTATACTCTACCTTCTGGTGCCTCCCACTCTGAATCCTGTTATATATGGGGTgaaaaccaagatgatcagggagAGGATTCTCACTATATTCCTTATTTCAGGTGGACAAAGGACAACTTTCGGGGAGGGCACATAG
- the LOC128412117 gene encoding olfactory receptor 52P1-like gives MSVFNGSYATPYSFILLGIPGLEASYYWLSIPLSSMYVITLLGNCTILYTIKTEQSLHKPMYIFLCMLAGIDLVLSTSTLPKMLCILWFRAGEIDFGACMVQMFFIHSFSIMESTVLVAMAFDRYVAICNPLRYDSILTNPLLAKIGAGVILRGTVFIIPIIILAARLPYCKTNVIPHTYCEHMAVVKLACSSILANVVYGLLVALLVVGVDLLFITLSYCMIARAVMALPSKDARYKAFSTCAPHVVVILVSYTPALFTILTHRFGHHVQPHVHILLANFYLLFPPMLNPIVYGVKTKEIRERVTHIVLRRKRPT, from the coding sequence ATGTCTGTATTTAACGGGAGCTATGCCACCCCCTACTCCTTTATTCTGCTGGGTATCCCTGGTCTGGAAGCATCCTACTACTGGCTCTCCATCCCTCTTTCTTCAATGTATGTCATCACATTGCTAGGGAACTGCACCATACTGTATACAATCAAAACAGAGCAGAGCCTCCACAAGCCCATGTACATCTTCCTCTGCATGCTCGCTGGCATAGACCTGGTGCTCTCCACCTCCACCCTGCCCAAGATGCTCTGCATCCTCTGGTTCAGAGCTGGGGAAATAGATTTTGGTGCCTGCATGGTCCAGATGTTCTTCATCCACTCCTTCTCCATCATGGAGTCGACAGTGCTTGTAGCAATGGCCTTTGACCGTTACGTAGCTATTTGCAATCCTCTGAGATACGACTCCATCCTAACCAACCCACTGCTGGCCAAGATTGGAGCAGGGGTCATCCTGAGAGGCACAGTCTTCATCATCCCAATCATCATCTTGGCAGCCCGTCTTCCATACTGCAAGACCAACGTCATCCCCCACACTTACTGTGAGCACATGGCTGTGGTGAAGCTGGCCTGCTCAAGCATCCTTGCCAATGTTGTCTATGGGCTTCTGGTGGCTCTCCTCGTAGTGGGGGTGGATTTGCTGTTCATCACTTTGTCCTACTGCATGATCGCCAGGGCTGTCATGGCTCTGCCGTCAAAAGACGCCCGCTATAAGGCTTTCAGCACCTGTGCACCTCACGTGGTGGTGATCCTGGTCTCCTACACCCCAGCTCTTTTCACCATCTTAACACACAGGTTTGGCCACCATGTTCAGCCTCACGTTCACATCCTTCTGGCCAACTTCTACCTCCTTTTCCCACCCATGCTGAACCCCATTGTGTATGGTGTGAAGACCAAGGAGATCCGTGAACGAGTGACTCACATAGTTCTCAGGAGAAAGCGACCTACATAA